A region of Archocentrus centrarchus isolate MPI-CPG fArcCen1 unplaced genomic scaffold, fArcCen1 scaffold_33_ctg1, whole genome shotgun sequence DNA encodes the following proteins:
- the LOC115776527 gene encoding matrix remodeling-associated protein 8-like — translation MSAVTSASLCWVLLSVCLLSVSADQKNIIAVPGQTVTLPCRAPNNNYPVLVVEWSRADLETEYVLFYRDEKLDPEEQHPSFKDRVDLQDRRMKDGDASLVLKDVAVNDTGTYECHVVQRGTNRRTRASLDGDPISTIYLSVVAPEQKNITAKSGQNVTLTCRAPNHILIPGVEWSRRDLETQYVLWYWEKQFVPYYQHPSFKNRVGLQDRHMKDGDLSLVLNNVTAADNGTYECCISQEVRDGRKSIVFKSEPISIIHLKVLSPGARDVHVESDRNAHLECHGPENAKLVLLEWKRRDLLSDGYVFFYQDDRLHKSFQHPV, via the exons ATGTCTGCTGTAACGTCTGCGTCTCTCTGCTGGGTTTTACTCTCCGTctgcctcctctctgtctctgcag ACCAGAAAAACATCATAGCTGTGCCGGGACAGACTGTCACGCTGCCGTGTCGAGCTCCCAACAACAACTATCCCGTCTTAGTCGTAGAGTGGAGCCGAGCGGACCTGGAGACAGAATATGTCCTTTTTTACCGAGACGAGAAGCTCGATCCAGAAGAGCAGCATCCGTCTTTTAAGgaccgggtggatctgcaggacagacggatgaaggatggagacgcgTCTTTGGTTCTGAAGGACGTGGCGGTTAATGACACCGGAACATACGAGTGTCACGTCGTTCAGAGAGGAACAAACCGCAGGACGAGAGCCAGTCTGGATGGTGACCCCATCAGCACCAtttacctgagtgttgttgctccAG agcagaaaaacatcacagctAAATCTGGACAGAACGTCACTCTCACATGTCGAGCTCCAAATCACATCCTCATACCGGGCGTGGAGTGGAGCAGACGTGATCTGGAGACACAATATGTCCTTTGGTACTGGGAAAAGCAGTTTGTTCCATATTaccagcatccatcctttaagaaCCGGGTGGGTCTGCAGGACAGACACATGAAGGATGGAGACCTGTCTTTGGTTCTGAACAATGTGACGGCTGCTGATAACGGAACCTACGAGTGCTGCATCTCTCAGGAAGTCAGAGACGGTAGAAAGTCGATCGTTTTCAAGTCTGAGCCCATCAGCATCATCCACCTGAAGGTTCTTTCACCAG GTGCGAGAGACGTACATGTGGAGTCTGACAGGAACGCCCATCTGGAGTGTCACGGTCCTGAAAATGCCAAACTCGTACTGCTAGAGTGGAAGAGACGGGATCTGCTGTCAGATGGATACGTCTTCTTCTATCAGGATGATCGTCTGCATAAAAGCTTCCAGCATCCGGTTTAA